A genomic segment from Truepera sp. encodes:
- a CDS encoding CTP synthase → MNRKYIFVTGGVVSSLGKGITTSSIGALLRARGYRVTAVKIDPYVNVDAGTMRPYEHGEVFVTDDGAETDLDIGTYERFLDVDLGRENNVTTGQVYLSVIEQERRGAYLSQTVQVIPHVTDEIKRRIFAAGDAADAELVLVEVGGTVGDIESLPFLEAIRQIRFEQGRENTLYIHVTLVPYLGTSEEHKTKPTQHSVATLRGVGIQPDALVLRSQQAVPEGGRHKIALFSNVEEAAVFNAYDADYVYAVPEMLEQQGVGRFIEEMLHLEKVTPELRAWQEAVRVLRQPQRHVSIAVVGKYVAMPDAYLSLMEALKHAGTANHAAVDIHWVNAEDLVDAEVERLADFDGILVPGGFGVRGIEGKVRAARVARERLVPYLGICLGMQVAVIEFARHVAGLSGANSTEFDQYTPEPVIDLMPEQLEVAGMGGTMRLGSWPMEVVADSLVGRLYAESGAQLPTVYERHRHRYEVNPAYVDRLVAAGLVVGGVTPGMAGRGRGLVESIELRGHPFFLGLQSHPEFKSRLMRPSPPFTGFIRAAVERSSALGEPAVDHGAATSATPNSAIR, encoded by the coding sequence ATGAACCGTAAGTACATCTTCGTGACCGGTGGGGTGGTCTCCAGCCTTGGGAAGGGCATCACGACCTCGAGCATCGGGGCGTTACTCCGTGCGCGCGGCTACCGGGTGACGGCCGTGAAGATAGACCCGTACGTGAACGTGGACGCGGGGACCATGCGGCCTTACGAGCATGGCGAAGTCTTCGTCACCGACGACGGCGCCGAGACCGACCTCGACATCGGCACCTACGAGCGCTTCCTCGACGTCGACCTCGGCCGCGAGAACAACGTCACCACCGGGCAGGTGTACCTGAGCGTCATCGAGCAGGAGCGCCGCGGCGCCTACCTCTCGCAGACGGTCCAGGTCATTCCGCACGTGACCGACGAGATAAAGCGGCGCATCTTCGCGGCGGGCGACGCCGCCGACGCCGAACTCGTCTTGGTGGAGGTCGGCGGAACGGTGGGCGACATCGAGTCGCTGCCGTTCCTCGAGGCCATCCGGCAGATCCGCTTCGAGCAGGGGCGCGAGAACACGCTCTACATCCACGTGACCCTCGTGCCGTACCTCGGCACCAGCGAGGAGCACAAGACGAAACCGACCCAGCACTCGGTCGCCACGCTGCGCGGCGTGGGCATCCAACCCGATGCACTGGTCCTGCGCTCACAGCAGGCGGTGCCCGAGGGCGGGAGGCACAAGATCGCGCTGTTCTCGAACGTCGAGGAGGCCGCGGTATTCAACGCGTACGACGCCGACTACGTCTACGCCGTGCCCGAGATGCTCGAACAGCAGGGCGTCGGCCGTTTCATCGAGGAGATGCTTCACCTGGAGAAGGTCACGCCGGAGCTGCGCGCCTGGCAAGAGGCGGTGCGCGTGCTGCGCCAGCCTCAAAGGCACGTCAGCATCGCGGTGGTCGGCAAGTACGTGGCCATGCCCGACGCCTACCTCAGCCTCATGGAAGCCCTCAAGCACGCCGGCACCGCGAACCACGCGGCCGTGGACATCCACTGGGTCAACGCGGAGGACCTGGTCGACGCCGAGGTCGAGAGGCTGGCGGACTTCGACGGCATCCTGGTGCCGGGCGGCTTCGGCGTCAGGGGCATAGAGGGCAAGGTTCGTGCCGCCCGGGTGGCACGTGAACGGCTCGTCCCCTACCTGGGCATATGCCTCGGCATGCAGGTCGCGGTCATCGAGTTCGCGCGCCACGTCGCCGGGTTGTCCGGCGCCAACTCGACCGAGTTCGACCAGTACACGCCGGAGCCGGTGATAGACCTGATGCCGGAGCAGCTCGAAGTGGCCGGCATGGGCGGCACCATGCGACTGGGCAGCTGGCCGATGGAGGTAGTCGCCGACAGCCTGGTTGGCCGCCTCTACGCCGAGTCGGGCGCCCAGTTGCCGACGGTGTACGAACGCCACCGGCACCGCTACGAGGTGAACCCCGCGTACGTCGACCGCCTCGTGGCCGCCGGGCTGGTGGTCGGCGGCGTGACTCCCGGGATGGCCGGCCGTGGGCGCGGCCTCGTCGAATCCATCGAGCTGAGGGGCCACCCGTTCTTCCTCGGCCTGCAGTCGCACCCCGAGTTCAAGTCGCGCCTGATGCGGCCGAGCCCGCCCTTCACGGGCTTCATCAGGGCCGCCGTCGAGCGCTCCTCGGCACTCGGCGAGCCTGCCGTCGACCACGGTGCGGCAACGAGCGCCACCCCGAACAGCGCCATCCGATGA
- the gmk gene encoding guanylate kinase — MNQDENEVAEPRAGGAAGGQPPGILFVMTGASGVGKDTIRTAAAPFLANVYYSISATTRGRRPGEENGVQYYFLTREAFERMIAEKALLEYADYVGDYYGTPEAAVREALDRGQDVLLELELAGARQVKQRMPEAVMLFIVPPSLQELERRLRGRGTDSEEKIQKRLARAREEIRAVREFDYFIVNDDLPRAVLEFESVIRAERARAKRVTDEHIAEFLRTGSATGG, encoded by the coding sequence GTGAACCAGGACGAGAACGAGGTGGCCGAGCCACGCGCCGGTGGCGCGGCCGGCGGGCAACCGCCCGGGATACTCTTCGTGATGACCGGCGCTTCCGGCGTGGGGAAGGACACCATCCGGACCGCTGCCGCGCCCTTCTTGGCCAACGTGTACTACTCCATCTCGGCGACCACCCGCGGACGCCGCCCCGGAGAGGAGAACGGGGTCCAGTACTACTTCCTGACCAGGGAGGCCTTCGAGCGCATGATCGCCGAGAAGGCGCTGCTCGAGTACGCGGATTACGTGGGCGACTACTACGGCACGCCGGAGGCGGCCGTCCGCGAGGCCCTCGACCGGGGACAGGACGTGCTCTTGGAACTCGAGCTGGCCGGAGCGCGGCAGGTCAAGCAGCGGATGCCGGAAGCGGTCATGCTGTTCATCGTCCCACCCTCGCTGCAAGAGCTCGAGCGGCGCTTGAGGGGCCGCGGCACCGACAGCGAGGAGAAGATCCAGAAGCGGCTGGCGCGGGCCAGGGAAGAGATCCGTGCAGTGCGGGAGTTCGACTACTTCATAGTCAACGACGACTTGCCGCGGGCCGTCCTCGAGTTCGAGTCGGTGATCCGCGCTGAGCGGGCCCGAGCCAAGCGGGTGACCGACGAGCACATTGCGGAGTTCCTGCGCACCGGGTCGGCTACCGGCGGCTGA
- a CDS encoding DNA-directed RNA polymerase subunit omega, with protein MAQEGYDKLIALTDSRYRLSMIVARRAAQLKMGIPTVLEPGTLSNLENSVTVAMKELETDAGIKWGDDLPPAEEFKRLVEVRRPDPISTLSATPFDDDEED; from the coding sequence ATGGCTCAAGAAGGTTACGACAAACTCATCGCGCTCACCGACTCGCGTTACCGGCTATCGATGATCGTCGCCAGGCGCGCCGCGCAGCTCAAGATGGGGATCCCGACGGTGCTCGAGCCCGGGACGCTGTCCAACCTGGAGAACAGCGTGACGGTCGCCATGAAGGAACTCGAGACGGACGCGGGCATCAAGTGGGGCGACGACCTGCCCCCCGCAGAGGAGTTCAAGCGCCTCGTCGAGGTTCGCAGGCCCGACCCGATAAGCACTCTGAGCGCCACGCCGTTCGACGACGACGAGGAAGACTGA
- the argR gene encoding arginine repressor: protein MASKEYRQRLIAELVENEFISTQAEIAERLAQSGINVTQATVSRDVSELRLVRVPSGRGRHRYSATPMVMQVDVERELSDRFRLFVRHLDRGENIIVISTDEGHASGVAFVIDKLEREEIVGTLAGQNAILVVARTVAAAESLLEGFERLLN, encoded by the coding sequence ATGGCGAGCAAAGAATACCGTCAACGCCTCATCGCTGAACTGGTCGAGAACGAGTTCATCTCGACCCAAGCCGAGATAGCAGAGAGACTCGCTCAGAGCGGCATAAATGTCACGCAGGCGACCGTCAGCCGCGACGTGAGCGAGCTGCGGTTGGTGCGGGTCCCCTCCGGCCGCGGCCGCCATCGCTACAGCGCCACGCCGATGGTCATGCAAGTGGACGTCGAGCGTGAGCTGAGTGACCGCTTCCGGCTGTTCGTGCGGCACTTAGACCGCGGCGAGAACATCATCGTCATCAGCACCGACGAGGGTCACGCCTCGGGCGTGGCCTTCGTGATCGACAAGCTCGAGCGCGAGGAGATCGTCGGGACGCTCGCCGGGCAGAACGCCATCCTGGTCGTGGCGCGTACGGTCGCTGCCGCAGAGTCCCTCTTGGAAGGCTTCGAGCGCCTGCTCAACTGA
- a CDS encoding tetratricopeptide repeat protein: MPRPNRRLLHALFAAIAVAVAPFTAASAASLAVHPFASDDPLLGMAISSELAASFGGMDVVIGPEVAAGAVPPVMASGGFIGLTRVIGADPMYGPAGPDLLRGGLGVDVAVSGRVLVLDDSYRLELVVAGPGGVTNATVEEPHGRRDRIVALAARVVAKAFAGPVSPTPPDSPPLDGAYATYMTALVYASGGLTDDAASLLASVPSGELPARGLRLEEDLVAAADLASADDLASTTRRLRRALLSLGVDSFDADASYGAFQAIVNDTGLPVAGAWAAVLAASVGDYATAASDLQTVTATGSYGYGRALDASLAWAQGDTDAALAKVDSVTEGAAALLGASIVAQMAQDPARETAALNALTRAAPFLTYPFERLSFLAFDRGDALAAAEALLPAVELDPESDLYWTNLGWAYYLLGFLDRSEEASNRAVELDANQYIARYNLGLVYSVTGRLTQAIEAYDRAIGLDPGVDDEAVKDLEKAVQEHPGAVVAVHYSLGYLYDAEGRRDDARRQLRTFVRLAGAAGDYADFVSAARERLVALDAPPPPLEILGKVVPRLGVRGPEAEPFHPGDRVFPVFEVSTPGEQLPNKLNVTLTLTDPGGKATATASGEIVVPSGAVGYVIDSLGIDVPEDASAGTYTLAVTVDGIDGTHVEDSTSLEVDGLPDTLRQLLSRGVVMTSLSTSTPLYSVKDLGAPGRLVSSLLEELASGAAAAESALPTVTDGRFAGLTGGELFSTSTAEDVEDYLAYLIASGVSDYRFVFVDGYAQWALDGAPTKE; encoded by the coding sequence ATGCCCCGTCCCAACCGACGTTTGTTGCATGCTTTATTCGCCGCCATCGCCGTGGCGGTCGCGCCATTCACCGCCGCCTCGGCGGCGTCCCTCGCGGTCCACCCCTTCGCGAGCGACGACCCGTTGCTCGGCATGGCCATATCCAGCGAGCTGGCCGCGTCGTTCGGCGGCATGGACGTCGTGATCGGCCCGGAGGTCGCGGCCGGCGCCGTCCCACCCGTCATGGCTAGTGGAGGCTTCATCGGCCTGACGCGCGTGATCGGCGCCGACCCGATGTACGGTCCCGCCGGTCCGGACCTGCTCCGGGGCGGTCTAGGAGTGGACGTCGCGGTGTCGGGCCGCGTGCTGGTGCTGGATGACAGCTACCGCCTGGAACTCGTGGTGGCGGGCCCGGGTGGCGTCACCAACGCCACGGTGGAAGAGCCGCACGGCAGACGTGATCGGATCGTTGCGCTGGCAGCGCGCGTGGTCGCCAAGGCGTTCGCCGGCCCTGTCTCTCCCACACCACCCGATTCGCCCCCCCTGGACGGGGCGTACGCGACCTACATGACGGCGCTCGTTTACGCCAGCGGCGGGCTGACCGATGACGCCGCCTCGCTATTGGCCAGCGTCCCCAGCGGTGAGCTGCCCGCGCGCGGCCTGCGCCTGGAGGAGGACCTCGTCGCCGCTGCCGACCTCGCGTCCGCGGACGACCTCGCCTCCACCACGCGCCGGCTGCGCAGGGCGCTCCTAAGCCTCGGAGTGGACTCTTTCGACGCCGACGCCTCGTACGGGGCGTTCCAAGCGATCGTCAACGACACGGGTCTGCCCGTCGCGGGAGCGTGGGCCGCGGTGCTGGCCGCCAGCGTCGGCGATTACGCCACCGCCGCGAGCGACCTGCAGACGGTAACGGCCACCGGCTCGTACGGCTACGGCCGGGCGCTAGATGCGTCGCTGGCGTGGGCGCAAGGCGACACCGATGCGGCGTTGGCCAAGGTCGACTCCGTGACGGAAGGTGCCGCCGCGCTGCTAGGCGCGTCCATCGTCGCTCAGATGGCGCAGGACCCCGCCCGCGAGACTGCCGCGTTGAACGCGCTCACTCGCGCAGCGCCGTTCCTGACGTACCCCTTCGAGCGTCTGTCCTTCCTCGCGTTCGACCGGGGCGACGCCCTGGCGGCGGCAGAGGCGCTACTGCCGGCCGTGGAGCTCGACCCCGAGTCCGACCTCTACTGGACCAACCTCGGCTGGGCGTACTACCTGCTCGGCTTCTTGGACCGAAGCGAGGAGGCCTCGAACCGAGCCGTGGAGCTCGACGCCAACCAGTACATCGCGCGCTACAACCTCGGCCTCGTGTACAGCGTGACGGGTCGACTGACGCAGGCCATCGAGGCGTACGACCGCGCCATCGGCCTCGACCCGGGCGTCGACGACGAGGCCGTTAAGGACCTGGAGAAGGCCGTGCAGGAACACCCCGGGGCCGTGGTGGCGGTCCACTACTCGCTCGGCTACCTCTACGACGCCGAGGGCCGCCGCGACGATGCCCGGAGGCAGCTCCGCACTTTCGTGCGCCTGGCCGGGGCGGCAGGGGACTACGCAGACTTCGTGAGCGCCGCGCGTGAGCGCTTGGTGGCGCTCGATGCGCCGCCCCCGCCCCTCGAGATCCTGGGCAAGGTGGTGCCCAGGCTGGGGGTCCGCGGCCCCGAAGCGGAGCCCTTCCACCCGGGCGACCGCGTGTTTCCCGTTTTCGAGGTGAGCACCCCGGGCGAGCAGCTCCCCAACAAGCTGAACGTCACCCTTACCCTCACCGACCCGGGCGGCAAGGCGACGGCGACGGCGAGCGGCGAGATCGTGGTGCCGAGTGGCGCCGTCGGCTACGTCATCGACTCGCTCGGCATAGACGTCCCGGAGGACGCCTCCGCCGGAACTTACACGCTGGCGGTCACGGTCGACGGCATCGACGGCACGCACGTCGAAGACTCGACCTCGCTCGAGGTGGACGGGCTCCCCGACACGCTGCGCCAACTCCTGAGCCGCGGCGTGGTGATGACGTCCCTGAGCACCTCCACCCCCCTCTACAGCGTCAAGGACCTCGGGGCGCCAGGACGGCTCGTCTCGAGCCTCCTGGAGGAACTGGCCTCCGGCGCCGCGGCCGCCGAGTCGGCGCTGCCGACGGTGACGGACGGCCGCTTCGCTGGACTCACGGGTGGGGAGCTGTTCAGCACGAGTACGGCCGAGGACGTGGAGGACTACCTCGCCTACTTGATCGCGAGCGGTGTCAGCGATTACCGCTTCGTCTTCGTCGACGGCTACGCTCAGTGGGCGCTGGACGGAGCTCCCACCAAGGAGTGA
- a CDS encoding TraB/GumN family protein — MRDESSAADDAPETTSSAGGDGADERAGEVPGGTPGATAGAGPATEPPTEAELRALAGDQPLDFVTQGGVRYTLLGTAHVSKSSAAAVTDMIEGGRFDAVAIELDAGRYRALTDPDAYSKMDLFKVLREGKAAMLAVNLALSAFQQRMAEQFGVEPGAEMKAAIKAAGQRNLPVLLVDRDIGVTLRRVYANVPWWQRITLFGGLLASAFSTEKISEEDIEALKEGDILESTFTEFAAKSEKIYRPLIAERDEYMVSKLLQQGPGHKDVLVVMGAGHLKGVAAGLREPEAGAADASARLEAVPPPSKVAKALPWVIVAIIVAGFVVGFSRSADVGLTLLTDWTLIHLVLSAVGATIALAHPLTILVAAAASPFTALNPLIGVGFVAAGTELWLRRPNVGDFEALRHDVTKVSGWWRNRAARVLLVFILTTLGSASGTYIAGFRIFHRLFGTG; from the coding sequence ATGCGAGATGAGTCTAGCGCCGCCGACGACGCTCCCGAGACGACCTCCTCCGCCGGGGGCGACGGGGCGGACGAACGGGCCGGCGAAGTGCCCGGCGGAACGCCCGGGGCCACGGCCGGAGCCGGCCCGGCCACCGAGCCGCCCACCGAGGCCGAGTTACGTGCGCTGGCGGGCGACCAGCCGCTTGATTTCGTGACGCAAGGGGGCGTGCGCTACACGCTGTTGGGCACGGCTCACGTCTCGAAGTCCAGCGCCGCCGCCGTCACGGACATGATCGAGGGGGGCCGGTTCGACGCCGTCGCCATCGAGCTCGACGCGGGTCGCTACCGCGCACTCACCGATCCCGACGCGTACTCCAAGATGGACCTGTTCAAGGTCCTGCGGGAGGGTAAGGCGGCGATGCTCGCCGTCAACCTCGCCCTTTCCGCCTTCCAGCAGCGGATGGCAGAGCAGTTCGGGGTGGAGCCCGGAGCGGAGATGAAGGCCGCCATCAAGGCAGCCGGGCAGAGGAATCTCCCCGTCTTGCTGGTCGATCGCGATATCGGGGTGACCCTGAGGCGCGTATACGCCAACGTGCCCTGGTGGCAGAGGATCACGCTGTTCGGCGGCCTGCTAGCGTCGGCGTTCAGCACCGAGAAGATCTCCGAGGAGGACATCGAGGCCCTGAAGGAAGGCGACATCCTCGAATCTACCTTCACCGAGTTCGCGGCGAAGAGCGAAAAGATCTACCGGCCGCTCATCGCCGAGCGCGACGAGTACATGGTCTCGAAGCTCCTCCAGCAGGGGCCGGGGCACAAGGATGTCCTCGTCGTGATGGGCGCGGGTCACCTCAAGGGCGTCGCTGCCGGGCTGCGGGAGCCGGAGGCGGGCGCCGCCGATGCCAGCGCCCGCCTGGAGGCCGTGCCGCCGCCCAGCAAGGTCGCGAAGGCGCTTCCCTGGGTGATCGTAGCCATCATCGTCGCCGGGTTCGTGGTCGGCTTCTCGCGCAGTGCCGACGTCGGCCTGACGCTGCTGACGGATTGGACCCTCATCCACCTGGTGCTGAGCGCCGTCGGCGCCACGATAGCGCTCGCGCACCCCCTCACGATCCTGGTGGCCGCCGCGGCCTCGCCCTTCACGGCCCTCAACCCGCTGATCGGCGTGGGCTTCGTCGCCGCCGGTACGGAGTTATGGCTGAGGAGGCCCAACGTCGGCGACTTCGAGGCGCTGAGGCACGACGTCACCAAGGTCTCCGGTTGGTGGCGCAACCGTGCGGCGCGCGTCCTCCTGGTCTTCATCCTCACGACCTTGGGCTCCGCGTCCGGCACCTACATAGCGGGCTTTCGCATCTTCCACCGCCTCTTCGGCACCGGCTGA
- a CDS encoding GAF domain-containing sensor histidine kinase, protein MRKPNGSLSGQVRLARLWLPLAIVGVVIVYQLAVLPRGGPTFRFWAPLLFYGVLGPLATYVTLNWIARGARERERAQADLARLYEELRASHELLSAIQDVTLRYAAAPDLEGTIAVAARGVAKVTGAVAVGLVVGPAEFGASQGVGLTPVLEADSLSRDRQLRASAAEADTFVEGEFHGVAGEHLVVLSAPLSWGGRPEGSLHAYYEAEPGPSSREALGILASQFAAVAEATRLRMRDLLTLIEVDRRLRAEGNLERLLDAVLKEITARVAAPAGGVFLLDEESLLQLRASTGIDRTGPPPSWKVGEGVVGRVALQREPRMMESLSDAERRGAGPLLKEAGSAVALPLTSDDRLLGVIVLSHPEENHFERSSIPFLGLLASQVSLAVSNAAAYLHSEELAIAEERARIAREIHDGVAQLLAFTLLKLGLADKLMSKNPQKAVEALEQARETVRETIKELRRSIFALRPVDLERYGFVETVRRYVLDFGQQNDIKVHVTIGDLPTLSVKQEAVLFRIFQEAMHNVAKHAKAGVVEVELGTAADGMAFVAVRDDGQGFDPQAVGDRVTSAGGIGLKQMRERVEARGGRLEVVSGAGNGTTISAAIPG, encoded by the coding sequence TTGCGAAAACCCAACGGGAGCCTGTCGGGGCAGGTGCGGCTGGCCCGGCTGTGGTTGCCGTTGGCGATCGTGGGCGTGGTGATCGTCTACCAACTGGCGGTGTTACCCCGGGGCGGGCCGACGTTCCGGTTCTGGGCACCGCTGCTCTTCTACGGCGTCCTGGGACCACTCGCCACGTACGTGACCCTCAACTGGATAGCCCGGGGAGCGCGGGAGCGCGAACGCGCTCAGGCCGACCTGGCGCGCCTCTACGAAGAGCTCAGGGCGAGCCACGAGCTGCTAAGCGCCATCCAAGACGTCACGCTGCGCTACGCCGCCGCCCCGGACCTCGAGGGCACCATCGCCGTGGCCGCCCGGGGCGTCGCGAAAGTCACCGGCGCCGTGGCGGTGGGACTGGTGGTCGGCCCGGCCGAGTTCGGCGCCTCGCAAGGCGTGGGCCTCACACCCGTGTTGGAGGCGGACTCGTTGAGCCGCGATCGTCAGCTTCGAGCGAGCGCCGCGGAGGCCGACACCTTCGTGGAGGGCGAGTTCCACGGCGTGGCCGGCGAGCACCTGGTGGTCCTGAGCGCGCCCCTCTCGTGGGGCGGCAGGCCGGAGGGCTCCCTACACGCCTACTACGAGGCCGAGCCGGGCCCGAGCAGTCGGGAAGCCCTGGGCATCCTGGCGTCGCAGTTCGCGGCCGTGGCCGAGGCCACTCGGTTGCGCATGCGCGACCTGCTGACCCTCATCGAGGTCGACCGCCGACTGCGCGCCGAGGGCAACCTGGAGCGGCTGCTCGACGCCGTGCTCAAGGAGATCACCGCCCGGGTGGCGGCTCCGGCCGGCGGCGTGTTCCTGTTGGACGAGGAATCGCTGTTGCAGCTACGCGCCAGCACGGGCATCGACCGGACGGGTCCGCCGCCTTCGTGGAAGGTGGGGGAGGGCGTGGTGGGGCGCGTCGCGCTCCAGCGCGAACCCAGGATGATGGAGAGCCTGAGCGACGCGGAGCGCCGGGGCGCCGGACCGCTTCTGAAGGAGGCGGGCAGCGCCGTGGCCCTGCCCCTCACGAGCGACGACCGACTCCTGGGGGTCATCGTGCTCTCGCACCCGGAGGAGAACCACTTCGAGCGCAGCTCCATCCCGTTCCTAGGCCTCCTCGCCTCTCAGGTGAGCCTCGCCGTGAGCAACGCGGCGGCTTACCTTCACTCCGAGGAGCTCGCCATCGCGGAGGAGCGCGCGCGCATAGCGCGGGAGATCCACGACGGCGTCGCCCAGCTCCTCGCCTTCACGCTGTTGAAGCTCGGGCTGGCCGACAAGCTGATGTCGAAGAACCCGCAGAAGGCGGTAGAGGCGCTGGAGCAGGCACGCGAGACCGTCCGTGAGACCATCAAGGAGTTGAGACGCTCGATCTTCGCGTTGAGGCCGGTCGATCTGGAACGCTACGGTTTCGTCGAGACGGTGCGCCGCTACGTCCTCGATTTCGGGCAGCAGAACGATATCAAGGTGCACGTCACGATAGGCGACCTTCCGACGCTTTCCGTGAAGCAGGAGGCGGTGCTCTTCCGGATCTTCCAGGAAGCCATGCACAACGTGGCCAAACACGCGAAGGCCGGGGTCGTCGAGGTCGAGCTGGGCACCGCCGCCGACGGCATGGCGTTCGTAGCGGTCAGGGACGACGGCCAGGGCTTCGATCCGCAGGCCGTTGGCGACCGCGTCACCAGCGCCGGGGGCATCGGCCTCAAGCAGATGCGAGAGCGGGTCGAGGCCCGCGGTGGCCGCCTCGAAGTAGTCTCGGGCGCCGGCAACGGCACCACCATCTCGGCCGCCATACCGGGCTGA
- the rpmE gene encoding 50S ribosomal protein L31: MRKNIHPKMVACKVICDGQVVMETYSTKPELHVDVWSGNHPFYTGEQRFIDTEGRVEKFQKRFGDSYRRTNK, encoded by the coding sequence ATGAGGAAGAACATTCACCCGAAGATGGTGGCCTGTAAGGTCATCTGCGACGGTCAAGTGGTAATGGAGACCTACAGCACGAAGCCGGAGCTGCACGTAGACGTGTGGTCGGGCAACCACCCGTTCTACACCGGTGAACAGCGTTTCATCGACACGGAGGGCCGGGTCGAGAAGTTCCAGAAGCGCTTCGGCGACTCTTACCGCCGCACCAACAAGTAG
- a CDS encoding SufE family protein — MSVPSRLQAIIDEFSGAPKGLRLPLLLEYADRLPPLPAGMANDLERVHECQTPLFLKAEVVPPARVKLYFDAPEEAPTTRGFASVVRTGLEGATVDEVLGLEDDFYREMGLAELISPMRLRGMGAIVGRVKRQLIKFGEGPGA, encoded by the coding sequence GTGAGTGTTCCGAGCAGACTGCAAGCCATCATCGACGAGTTCAGTGGGGCGCCGAAGGGGCTGCGGCTCCCACTGCTCCTGGAGTACGCGGACCGACTCCCACCCTTGCCGGCCGGCATGGCGAACGACCTCGAGCGGGTTCACGAGTGTCAAACCCCTCTCTTCCTCAAGGCCGAGGTCGTACCGCCCGCCCGCGTCAAGCTGTACTTCGATGCTCCCGAGGAAGCGCCCACCACGCGCGGATTCGCTTCGGTGGTCCGCACCGGGCTGGAGGGAGCCACCGTCGACGAGGTCCTCGGACTGGAGGACGACTTCTATCGGGAGATGGGGCTGGCGGAGCTCATCTCGCCCATGCGCCTGCGCGGCATGGGGGCCATAGTCGGGCGCGTCAAGCGTCAGCTGATCAAGTTCGGTGAGGGGCCGGGTGCTTGA
- the aroA gene encoding 3-phosphoshikimate 1-carboxyvinyltransferase, translating to MLRLPPTVNVGPQGAARGALRVPGSKSLTNRALVVAALADGVTTIRGALVAEDSEVMLRALGRLGVRVEAVADELRVQGAGGTLPARSAQLDLRLSGTSLRFLAAVVALGHGEFRLDGNARMRERPIQETIDAINELGGHARSEAGNGCPPVVIAARGLAGGTLRVRGDRSSQFLSGLLLAAPYARGPLTLQVDGELLSKPFIDMTLDLMRRFGVSVQREGYRSFHVVPSRYEARDYPVEGDAMAAGYFWAAAAVSGGRARIENLGRDTRQGDARLADVLEQMGCEVERSAEHVTVRGPRGGRLRGGQTFDLNDMPDQAQTLAVVALFADAPVRITNVGNLRIKETDRLAAMASELSRLGARVDEGVDELLVHPLVSAPEAPVILETYGDHRMAMSLAVAGARLPNVLIENPGCVSKTYPRFFDDFLAFLSGRLA from the coding sequence ATGTTGCGCCTCCCGCCGACCGTGAACGTAGGACCTCAGGGTGCCGCGCGTGGCGCGCTCCGCGTGCCCGGCTCGAAGAGCCTGACCAACAGGGCCCTCGTCGTGGCCGCCCTGGCCGACGGCGTCACCACCATCCGCGGGGCGCTCGTCGCCGAGGATTCCGAGGTCATGCTCCGCGCGCTCGGACGCCTCGGCGTTCGAGTGGAAGCCGTCGCCGACGAACTACGGGTGCAGGGCGCCGGCGGCACGCTGCCGGCCAGGTCCGCCCAGCTGGACCTGCGCCTTTCGGGCACGAGCCTCCGCTTCCTGGCGGCCGTAGTGGCGCTCGGGCACGGCGAGTTCCGCCTGGACGGCAACGCGCGCATGCGCGAACGCCCCATCCAGGAGACGATTGACGCCATCAACGAGCTCGGCGGCCATGCCCGCAGCGAGGCCGGGAACGGTTGCCCGCCCGTGGTGATCGCCGCACGCGGCCTTGCCGGCGGCACCCTGCGGGTGCGGGGCGATCGCAGTTCGCAGTTCCTTTCCGGGTTGCTGCTCGCGGCACCGTATGCTCGCGGCCCGCTGACGCTGCAGGTGGACGGCGAGCTGCTGTCGAAGCCGTTCATCGACATGACACTCGACCTGATGCGCAGGTTCGGGGTCAGCGTGCAGCGCGAGGGCTACCGTTCGTTCCATGTCGTGCCGTCGCGCTACGAGGCCCGCGACTACCCCGTGGAGGGTGACGCCATGGCCGCCGGCTACTTCTGGGCGGCCGCCGCCGTCTCGGGCGGGCGGGCGCGCATCGAGAACCTCGGCCGCGACACGCGCCAGGGCGACGCGCGGCTGGCTGACGTGTTGGAGCAGATGGGGTGCGAGGTGGAGCGGAGCGCCGAACACGTCACCGTGCGCGGACCCCGCGGTGGTCGCCTGCGGGGGGGTCAGACCTTCGACCTCAACGACATGCCCGATCAGGCCCAGACGCTCGCGGTCGTGGCGCTGTTCGCCGACGCTCCGGTGCGGATCACTAACGTCGGCAACTTGCGGATCAAGGAGACCGACCGCTTGGCGGCGATGGCCAGCGAACTGTCGCGGCTGGGTGCCAGGGTCGACGAGGGCGTCGACGAGCTTCTCGTTCACCCGCTGGTAAGCGCCCCGGAGGCCCCCGTGATCCTCGAGACCTACGGCGACCACCGCATGGCGATGTCGCTGGCCGTGGCCGGTGCCCGTCTACCCAACGTGCTCATCGAGAACCCTGGCTGCGTCTCCAAGACCTACCCGAGGTTCTTCGATGACTTCCTTGCCTTCCTTTCGGGTCGGCTGGCGTGA